From Sphingopyxis sp. MWB1, a single genomic window includes:
- the gpmA gene encoding 2,3-diphosphoglycerate-dependent phosphoglycerate mutase: MPQLILIRHGQSQWNLENRFTGWWDVDVTEKGAAEAVAAGVLMKEKGIAPGACFTSVQTRAIKTLNLALEAMGRLWMPVVKDWRLNERHYGGLTGLNKAETAEKHGEEQVHIWRRSFDIPPPPMEAGSPYNLAADPRYAGIDIPATESLKDTIARVLPYYESAIVPELRAGKTVLISAHGNSLRALVKHLSGISDEDITSLEIPTGQPIVYDLADDLSAGERYYLSER; encoded by the coding sequence ATGCCGCAGCTCATCCTCATCCGTCACGGCCAGTCGCAATGGAATCTGGAGAATCGTTTCACCGGCTGGTGGGATGTCGATGTCACCGAAAAGGGCGCGGCAGAGGCGGTCGCGGCGGGCGTCTTGATGAAGGAAAAGGGGATTGCCCCCGGCGCCTGCTTCACCTCGGTCCAGACCCGCGCGATCAAGACGCTTAATCTCGCACTGGAGGCGATGGGCCGTCTGTGGATGCCGGTGGTCAAGGACTGGCGGCTGAACGAGCGCCATTATGGCGGGCTGACGGGCCTCAACAAGGCCGAGACAGCGGAAAAGCATGGCGAGGAACAGGTGCATATCTGGCGCCGCAGCTTCGACATTCCGCCGCCGCCGATGGAAGCGGGCTCGCCCTATAATCTGGCGGCGGATCCGCGCTATGCCGGCATCGACATTCCTGCGACCGAAAGCCTGAAGGATACGATCGCGCGCGTTCTTCCTTATTATGAGAGCGCGATTGTGCCCGAACTGCGCGCCGGAAAAACGGTGCTGATCTCTGCTCATGGCAACAGCTTGCGCGCGTTGGTCAAGCATCTGTCGGGCATTTCGGACGAGGATATCACCAGCCTCGAAATCCCGACCGGCCAGCCGATCGTCTATGATCTGGCGGACGATCTCAGCGCGGGCGAACGCTATTATCTCAGCGAACGCTGA
- a CDS encoding Hsp20 family protein — protein sequence MRNNFDWTPYRRATVGFDRLFDFLENSGGAENYPPFDIEKLGDDHFRITVAVAGFKADEIDLTAHQNMLIVSGRKTQPKEGEERHLLYSGIATRAFERRFQLADFVRVDKADLADGLLTIDLVREVPEAMKPHKIAIGGGRETTALVEDKKEAA from the coding sequence ATGCGTAACAATTTTGACTGGACCCCCTATCGCCGCGCTACGGTTGGCTTTGACCGGCTGTTCGATTTTCTGGAGAATAGCGGCGGCGCGGAAAATTATCCGCCCTTTGATATTGAAAAACTGGGCGACGACCATTTCCGCATCACCGTTGCCGTGGCCGGATTCAAGGCCGACGAGATCGACCTGACCGCCCATCAGAATATGCTGATCGTCAGCGGACGCAAGACGCAGCCCAAGGAAGGCGAAGAACGCCATCTTCTTTACAGCGGCATCGCAACGCGCGCCTTTGAGCGCCGCTTCCAGCTCGCCGATTTTGTCCGCGTCGACAAAGCGGATCTGGCTGACGGCCTGCTCACCATCGATCTGGTGCGCGAAGTGCCCGAAGCGATGAAGCCGCACAAGATCGCGATTGGCGGCGGGCGCGAAACCACCGCGCTGGTCGAGGACAAGAAAGAAGCGGCCTGA
- a CDS encoding GNAT family N-acetyltransferase, which translates to MGVADRADWRIIEDDLSGPAIRALLQGHFDAMLANSPAGSCHFLDFDGLNAPDVTFWSVHIGAELAGCGALKMLDAAHGEVKSMRTAERHLRKGVAAHMLDHIMAEARARGLARLSLETGSGAAFEPAHALYLRHGFANCDPFADYKPDPFSRFMTRSL; encoded by the coding sequence ATGGGGGTAGCGGATCGTGCGGACTGGCGCATCATCGAGGATGATTTGTCCGGCCCTGCCATCCGCGCCCTGCTGCAAGGCCATTTCGATGCCATGCTGGCCAATTCGCCCGCGGGCAGCTGCCATTTTCTCGATTTCGACGGCCTTAACGCGCCCGATGTGACCTTCTGGTCGGTTCATATCGGGGCGGAACTGGCGGGGTGCGGTGCGCTCAAGATGCTCGATGCCGCCCATGGGGAAGTGAAATCGATGCGAACGGCGGAGCGCCATTTGCGCAAAGGTGTCGCGGCGCACATGCTCGACCATATCATGGCCGAGGCCCGGGCGCGCGGCCTGGCGCGCCTCAGCCTCGAAACCGGATCGGGCGCGGCCTTCGAGCCCGCTCATGCACTCTATCTGCGCCATGGCTTTGCCAATTGCGACCCTTTTGCCGATTATAAGCCTGACCCTTTCAGCCGCTTTATGACGCGGAGCCTTTGA
- a CDS encoding M14 family metallopeptidase, with translation MTISINAAFDSGNIVVESVEGAKARLSIRKDRESDFFQWFHFRVSCAVGDSLELTIGGLSDSAYPDGWPGYAACASYDREHWFRLDTSYDAGSLTIRHNAEAPLLWVAYFAPYSMERHHDLIASAAQCDGVSYRCLGTSLEGQPIDCLEMGSGDVQVWLYARQHPGESMAEWWMEGALEKLTDPADPHARSLLRKCRVHIVPNMNPDGSRRGHLRTNYAGVNLNREWDNPSAERSPEVLCVRNAMDESGVDWAMDVHGDEAIPAVFMAGFEGIPSLKNAQMEKYKAFQAALAANTPDFQTRLGYEESAPGKANLSMSTTQLAERFGAVSMTLEMPFKDNDDLPDAEQGWSPERSKLLAHACLATLDQML, from the coding sequence ATGACCATCAGCATCAACGCCGCCTTTGACAGCGGCAATATCGTCGTGGAGTCGGTGGAAGGGGCAAAAGCCCGGCTGTCGATCCGCAAGGATCGCGAATCCGATTTTTTCCAATGGTTTCACTTCCGCGTCAGTTGCGCGGTCGGCGATTCTCTGGAGCTGACTATCGGGGGCCTTTCGGATTCGGCCTACCCCGATGGCTGGCCGGGCTATGCCGCCTGCGCCAGCTATGACCGCGAACATTGGTTCCGGCTGGACACCAGCTATGATGCAGGCTCGCTGACGATTCGTCACAATGCGGAGGCGCCGCTGCTGTGGGTCGCCTATTTCGCGCCCTATTCGATGGAGCGCCATCATGACCTCATCGCTTCGGCGGCGCAGTGCGACGGCGTAAGCTATCGCTGTCTCGGCACCAGCCTTGAAGGCCAGCCGATCGATTGCCTCGAAATGGGCAGCGGCGATGTACAGGTCTGGCTTTATGCGCGCCAGCATCCCGGCGAGAGCATGGCTGAATGGTGGATGGAAGGCGCACTGGAAAAGCTGACCGACCCGGCCGATCCCCATGCGCGGTCGCTGCTGCGCAAATGTCGCGTTCATATCGTCCCCAACATGAATCCCGACGGATCGCGGCGCGGGCATTTGCGGACCAACTATGCCGGCGTGAATCTTAACCGCGAATGGGATAATCCGAGCGCCGAGCGCAGCCCCGAAGTGCTGTGTGTCCGTAACGCCATGGACGAAAGCGGCGTCGACTGGGCAATGGACGTTCATGGCGATGAAGCCATCCCTGCGGTATTCATGGCGGGCTTTGAAGGTATTCCGTCGCTCAAGAACGCGCAGATGGAAAAATATAAGGCGTTTCAGGCAGCGCTCGCTGCCAATACGCCCGATTTTCAGACGCGGCTCGGCTATGAAGAATCGGCGCCGGGCAAGGCGAATCTGTCAATGTCCACGACGCAGCTTGCCGAACGTTTCGGCGCCGTGTCGATGACGCTTGAAATGCCGTTCAAGGATAATGACGATCTGCCCGATGCCGAACAGGGCTGGTCGCCTGAGCGCTCGAAGCTGCTGGCCCATGCCTGTCTTGCGACGCTGGACCAGATGCTGTGA
- a CDS encoding DUF4136 domain-containing protein gives MKHSALLLPLTFASLFLGGCVTPVPPVEVTRFHTPSLASFATGTRYVIDPNPMGDPAAAPLGEPSLEWSSYRTAVEQQLRQQGFAPVPEGASAPLKVRIGFDRGERLAERRRSPVSVGVGGSTGSYGSGVGLGIGLNLGGGPKPMQELLLSVRIDDAASGQSLWEGRALTSVPKKAPAAQPSLAAAKLAEALFKDFPGESGRTITVP, from the coding sequence ATGAAACATTCCGCTCTTTTGCTCCCGCTGACGTTTGCCTCCCTGTTTCTGGGGGGCTGTGTGACGCCGGTACCCCCGGTGGAAGTCACCCGATTCCACACCCCTTCGCTGGCCTCGTTCGCGACCGGCACGCGCTATGTCATTGATCCCAATCCTATGGGCGACCCGGCTGCCGCTCCGTTGGGTGAGCCGTCGCTGGAATGGAGCAGCTATCGCACGGCCGTCGAACAACAGCTTCGGCAACAAGGGTTTGCGCCGGTTCCCGAAGGGGCGAGCGCGCCCTTGAAGGTCAGAATCGGTTTCGACCGTGGTGAACGGCTTGCCGAACGGCGGCGTTCGCCCGTCTCGGTCGGGGTAGGCGGTTCGACGGGCAGCTATGGGTCCGGTGTCGGCCTTGGCATCGGGCTCAATCTGGGTGGCGGGCCGAAGCCGATGCAGGAGTTATTGCTGTCGGTTCGCATCGACGATGCGGCAAGCGGCCAATCTCTTTGGGAAGGACGCGCGCTGACTTCGGTGCCCAAAAAGGCCCCTGCTGCTCAGCCGTCGCTCGCCGCCGCAAAATTGGCCGAGGCTTTATTCAAGGACTTCCCTGGCGAATCCGGACGCACTATCACCGTTCCATGA
- a CDS encoding cell wall hydrolase — MSRILNAASVAAVSMTTATILFLAEPGFASDMVAEAPSPLPPLAEVQAPETAETAGSDEQTTAQAKAAEALTQKAAQKEIAAEEAEAKKAVEEAIEQAPITAKSLAALVATTPRPKTIDSELRCLAGAVYFESRGESLPGQLAVAHVVINRAQSSRFPNSLCGVVYQRSQFSFVRGGKMPRIREGSQQWTRALAIAQIALNGSWKNHAPGALFFHADYVSPGWRKQRIAQIDNHIFYR, encoded by the coding sequence ATGAGTCGCATTTTAAACGCTGCCAGTGTGGCTGCCGTAAGCATGACTACGGCCACCATTTTATTCCTGGCTGAACCGGGTTTCGCCAGCGATATGGTGGCAGAGGCCCCTTCTCCCCTTCCCCCCCTGGCTGAAGTCCAGGCTCCGGAAACTGCCGAAACGGCAGGGTCTGACGAACAAACAACGGCGCAGGCCAAAGCGGCCGAGGCGCTGACGCAAAAGGCGGCGCAGAAAGAAATCGCTGCTGAAGAAGCCGAAGCCAAGAAAGCGGTAGAAGAGGCGATCGAGCAGGCGCCGATCACCGCCAAATCGCTCGCTGCGCTGGTGGCGACGACGCCGCGGCCCAAGACCATCGATTCCGAACTGCGCTGCCTTGCTGGCGCCGTCTATTTCGAATCGCGAGGCGAATCGCTTCCGGGACAGCTGGCGGTCGCGCATGTGGTGATCAATCGTGCCCAGTCCAGCCGCTTTCCCAACAGCCTGTGCGGTGTCGTTTATCAGCGCAGCCAGTTCAGTTTTGTGCGCGGCGGCAAAATGCCCCGCATTCGCGAGGGCAGCCAGCAATGGACGCGCGCCTTGGCTATCGCGCAGATTGCGCTGAACGGCAGTTGGAAAAATCACGCCCCGGGCGCGCTGTTTTTCCACGCCGACTATGTATCACCCGGTTGGCGCAAGCAGCGGATCGCACAGATCGACAATCATATTTTCTATCGTTGA
- a CDS encoding DUF1491 family protein — protein sequence MTRLTSRFLVDLLRRRAEAAGGFATILTIGDEHAGSILVQCCERGVIGPLFERRFAMSGQYQWEIVGPPPEAGEKAHSEYRARRKNSDPDIWIIELDIADAPRFVAEWGDLA from the coding sequence ATGACGCGGCTCACAAGCCGCTTTCTTGTCGATCTTTTGCGGCGCCGGGCAGAGGCGGCCGGGGGCTTTGCCACAATTTTGACGATCGGAGACGAGCACGCAGGTTCGATTCTGGTTCAATGTTGTGAACGCGGTGTGATCGGCCCTCTTTTTGAACGCCGGTTCGCCATGAGCGGCCAATATCAGTGGGAAATCGTCGGTCCACCCCCCGAAGCGGGGGAAAAAGCCCACAGTGAATATCGGGCGCGGCGTAAAAATTCAGACCCCGATATATGGATTATTGAACTGGACATCGCGGATGCGCCACGGTTCGTCGCCGAATGGGGCGACCTTGCTTGA
- a CDS encoding PTS sugar transporter subunit IIA, producing the protein MNLSSLLYPATVRAHVQIDSKKALFPYIGELASRSLGLDAGEVSEALLERERLGSTGFGRGIALPHAKMADLSGVRGLFLQLTRPLDFNSVDGLPVDLLFVLLSPVDAGADHLKALAGVSRMLRNENVAERLRGAKNDEALYAMLSDSEARDAA; encoded by the coding sequence ATGAACCTTTCTTCCCTTCTTTATCCAGCGACTGTGCGCGCCCATGTCCAGATTGATTCGAAGAAGGCGCTTTTCCCCTATATCGGGGAACTGGCGAGCCGTTCACTCGGACTGGACGCCGGCGAAGTCAGCGAAGCGCTTCTCGAGCGCGAGCGGCTCGGGTCCACGGGTTTCGGACGCGGTATCGCTCTGCCCCACGCCAAAATGGCGGACCTGTCCGGGGTGCGTGGTTTATTCCTGCAATTGACGCGCCCGCTGGATTTTAATTCGGTCGACGGGCTTCCGGTCGACCTGCTGTTCGTCCTTTTGTCTCCTGTCGATGCCGGAGCCGATCATTTGAAGGCGCTGGCGGGCGTTTCGCGGATGTTGCGTAACGAAAATGTCGCAGAACGGCTGCGCGGCGCAAAGAATGACGAGGCGCTTTACGCCATGCTGTCCGACAGCGAAGCGCGTGACGCGGCCTAA
- the hpf gene encoding ribosome hibernation-promoting factor, HPF/YfiA family, whose translation MEIRVSGHQIETGEALQAHVSDRMNAIANKYFSRAISAHATFGKGPHDSFQCDIVAHVMQGLVLKGHGQAQDAHVAFEAAADRIEKQLRRYMRRLKDRNSNGGPAPSPTMDEIRDNASYTVFDSGNEDDAGDAPAIIAETRVDIPESSVSDAVMMLDLRDTNALLFVNSKTGAHNMVYRRRDGTIGWVEPQ comes from the coding sequence ATGGAAATCCGCGTCTCTGGTCACCAGATCGAAACCGGCGAAGCGCTTCAGGCGCATGTCAGCGACCGGATGAACGCGATTGCCAACAAATATTTCTCCCGCGCGATCAGCGCCCATGCGACTTTCGGAAAGGGGCCGCATGACAGTTTTCAATGCGATATTGTCGCGCATGTCATGCAAGGGCTGGTGCTGAAAGGTCATGGCCAGGCGCAGGATGCCCATGTGGCCTTTGAGGCGGCGGCGGACCGCATCGAAAAGCAGCTTCGCCGATATATGCGGCGGTTGAAGGATCGCAACAGCAATGGCGGCCCCGCGCCATCGCCCACGATGGACGAAATTCGCGACAATGCCAGCTATACGGTTTTCGATAGCGGCAATGAAGATGATGCAGGCGATGCACCCGCGATCATTGCGGAAACGCGTGTCGATATTCCCGAAAGCAGTGTGTCCGACGCGGTGATGATGCTCGACCTGCGCGACACCAACGCCTTGCTTTTTGTGAACAGCAAAACGGGGGCTCATAATATGGTTTATCGCCGCCGCGATGGCACTATCGGTTGGGTCGAGCCGCAATAA
- the dnaQ gene encoding DNA polymerase III subunit epsilon: MREIIFDTETTGLDPKAGHRLVEIGCVELIDRRETGRTFHAYYNPQRDMPPEAEAVHGLSIQFLSNKPLFADHIEELLDFLGDAPMVAHNAAFDFGFINAEFARAGRAALDMQRMRCTVQMARKLHPGAKHSLDALCTRYGIDRSHRIKHGALLDAELLAHLYIEMTGGRQIGLGLAAEAAQEQASPLAVPTTRAAPRIFREARPHSATPAELARHAEFVATLNNPLWHDNP, translated from the coding sequence ATGCGTGAGATCATTTTCGATACGGAAACAACGGGACTCGACCCAAAGGCCGGGCATCGTTTGGTGGAAATCGGATGTGTCGAACTGATCGATCGCCGCGAAACCGGCCGTACCTTTCACGCTTATTATAATCCCCAACGCGACATGCCTCCCGAAGCAGAGGCGGTGCACGGGCTTTCGATCCAGTTTCTGTCGAACAAGCCGCTCTTTGCCGATCATATCGAGGAACTGCTCGATTTCCTCGGCGATGCGCCAATGGTGGCTCATAATGCGGCCTTCGACTTCGGCTTCATCAATGCCGAATTTGCCCGAGCGGGGCGGGCCGCGCTCGATATGCAGCGTATGCGCTGCACCGTGCAAATGGCGCGAAAGCTGCACCCCGGCGCCAAACATAGCCTCGATGCTCTTTGCACACGCTATGGTATCGACCGTAGCCACCGTATCAAACATGGCGCGTTGCTGGACGCCGAACTGCTCGCGCATCTTTATATTGAAATGACCGGGGGCCGACAGATCGGCCTTGGGCTCGCGGCCGAAGCGGCACAGGAGCAAGCATCGCCCCTGGCCGTCCCCACGACGCGTGCAGCGCCCCGTATCTTTCGGGAAGCGCGTCCCCATTCGGCAACCCCCGCCGAACTTGCGCGTCATGCTGAATTCGTCGCCACGCTGAACAATCCGCTGTGGCACGATAATCCGTGA
- the coaE gene encoding dephospho-CoA kinase (Dephospho-CoA kinase (CoaE) performs the final step in coenzyme A biosynthesis.) — MIHRMRPRLPLRRPFILGLTGSIGMGKSTAAAMFEREGVPVFDADAEVHRLQGPGGALVSAIEARFPGTTGPQGVDRQKLGTKVLGNTHELHALEAIVHPAVARAQRHFLMRHRARDLVVLDIPLLFEKGGWRRVGAVAVVSAPLWMQARRVLRRPGMTWARLKAIRRLQVPDRVKRARADFIIETGRPKSETRRQIRAIASCFRAHSGRY, encoded by the coding sequence ATGATCCATCGCATGCGCCCGCGACTGCCGCTTCGCCGGCCCTTCATCCTGGGGCTGACCGGGTCGATCGGCATGGGAAAGTCGACCGCGGCGGCGATGTTCGAACGCGAAGGCGTACCCGTGTTCGACGCCGATGCAGAGGTTCACCGTTTGCAGGGCCCCGGCGGCGCGCTCGTATCCGCTATTGAAGCGCGCTTTCCCGGAACCACGGGCCCCCAAGGGGTGGATCGGCAGAAACTGGGGACCAAAGTGTTGGGCAACACGCATGAACTTCATGCGCTGGAGGCGATTGTCCATCCGGCGGTCGCGCGGGCCCAGCGGCATTTTCTGATGCGGCACCGCGCCCGCGATCTCGTCGTGCTTGATATCCCGCTCCTGTTTGAAAAAGGCGGTTGGCGCCGCGTCGGGGCGGTTGCGGTGGTGTCCGCACCCTTGTGGATGCAGGCGCGCCGGGTGCTCCGCCGACCGGGCATGACATGGGCAAGGCTGAAGGCAATCCGGCGTTTGCAAGTGCCCGACCGCGTCAAAAGGGCACGGGCCGATTTCATTATCGAAACGGGCCGGCCGAAAAGCGAAACGCGCCGACAGATTCGCGCCATCGCCTCTTGTTTCCGCGCCCATTCAGGACGATATTGA
- the aroE gene encoding shikimate dehydrogenase, producing the protein MAFAEVIGDPIAQSKSPLIHGFWLDALGLDGRYERQHVTSDALKAYIDERRGDPDWRGCNVTMPHKGAVMDLVDDPGDVRTTIGAMNTVVRRPDGQLMGTNTDAAGFYAPLAESDLAGAPVAVVGAGGAARAVLFALARADVGEVIIYNRSPLKAMGLLASFGLKGEVRGLDAALAPAALLVNASSLGMTGQPPLDLDLSPLPDDAIVYDLVYSPLETALLRAARARDLATVDGLDMLIGQAALAFELFFGQSPPQGRDDELRALLTA; encoded by the coding sequence ATGGCCTTTGCCGAAGTGATCGGCGATCCGATCGCCCAATCCAAATCGCCGCTTATCCACGGCTTCTGGCTCGATGCATTGGGGCTGGATGGTCGTTATGAGCGCCAGCATGTCACGTCCGACGCGCTGAAGGCCTATATCGACGAACGTCGCGGGGATCCCGATTGGCGGGGCTGCAATGTCACCATGCCGCACAAGGGCGCAGTCATGGACCTGGTCGATGATCCAGGTGATGTCCGCACCACGATTGGCGCGATGAATACGGTGGTACGGCGGCCCGATGGGCAGTTGATGGGCACCAACACTGATGCAGCAGGCTTTTATGCGCCGCTTGCCGAATCCGACCTGGCGGGCGCGCCGGTGGCGGTCGTGGGCGCGGGTGGTGCGGCGCGGGCGGTTTTGTTTGCGCTCGCCCGCGCAGACGTTGGCGAAGTGATCATCTATAATCGCAGCCCGCTTAAAGCGATGGGCCTGCTGGCAAGCTTTGGCCTCAAAGGGGAGGTGCGCGGGCTCGACGCTGCGCTTGCTCCGGCGGCTCTGCTTGTCAATGCCAGCAGCTTGGGAATGACCGGCCAACCGCCGCTTGATCTCGACCTCTCACCGCTTCCCGATGATGCCATTGTTTATGATCTTGTCTATTCGCCACTTGAAACCGCGTTGTTGCGCGCCGCGCGCGCGCGGGACCTGGCGACGGTTGACGGGCTCGACATGCTCATTGGACAGGCCGCGCTCGCTTTCGAGCTTTTCTTTGGCCAATCGCCGCCCCAGGGTCGCGATGACGAGCTGCGTGCCCTGTTGACGGCATGA
- a CDS encoding Maf family protein: protein MTRLLLASQSSGRVAMLRAAGLAFEATPAHIDEEALTAALRADGQGARNIADALAEAKAIKISARLPGITVIGADSTLALDDGTMLSKPESPKEAAAHLRAMAGQRHRLFSAVVAARDGVPVWRFIGQAKLWMRPLSDAFIADYVASHWENIRWTVGCYEIEGAGVQLFDRVEGDPWTIIGMPMLPLLAWLRASGLAPQ, encoded by the coding sequence ATGACGCGCCTGCTTCTCGCTTCGCAGAGCAGTGGCCGGGTGGCCATGCTGCGCGCGGCCGGGCTCGCGTTCGAGGCAACGCCTGCCCATATCGATGAAGAGGCATTGACCGCCGCTCTTCGTGCCGATGGGCAGGGCGCGCGCAACATCGCCGATGCGCTGGCTGAGGCAAAGGCGATTAAGATTTCCGCGCGGCTGCCGGGGATCACGGTGATCGGCGCCGATTCCACGCTTGCACTGGATGACGGGACGATGCTGTCCAAACCCGAAAGTCCCAAGGAGGCGGCGGCGCATCTGCGCGCCATGGCGGGGCAACGCCACCGTTTGTTCAGCGCCGTAGTCGCCGCCCGCGACGGCGTGCCTGTCTGGCGTTTCATCGGTCAGGCGAAATTATGGATGCGTCCCTTGTCGGACGCCTTCATCGCCGATTATGTCGCTTCCCACTGGGAGAATATTCGCTGGACGGTGGGCTGCTATGAAATCGAAGGCGCGGGGGTGCAATTGTTCGACCGTGTAGAGGGCGACCCTTGGACCATCATTGGCATGCCCATGCTCCCGCTTCTCGCCTGGCTGCGCGCCAGCGGCCTTGCGCCACAATAA
- a CDS encoding pyruvate, water dikinase regulatory protein, protein MSRLHLHLISDSTGETLENIAKAAIAQFDDVEVVRHFWPMVRSESHLDRIMAEVQASPGMILFTLVNGELRASLEQRASAQGLPIVPALDAVTDALSRMLGQEAKARPGRQHVLDAAYFARVEAIQFTVAHDDGIGWENWEQADIVLAGVSRTSKTPTSIYLANRGYKTANIPIVPESPPPDSLFHLKKPMIVGLTTSLDRLVQVRRNRLLSLNQAPETAYVDDERVKAEIAFARRMFADNGWPVIDVTRRSIEETAAAVIKLVEDRGTA, encoded by the coding sequence ATGAGCCGACTTCACCTGCATCTTATATCCGACTCTACGGGCGAAACGCTGGAAAATATTGCCAAGGCGGCCATTGCGCAGTTCGATGATGTCGAAGTGGTCCGCCATTTCTGGCCGATGGTGCGATCGGAATCGCATCTCGACCGGATCATGGCCGAGGTGCAGGCCAGTCCGGGGATGATTTTGTTCACTCTGGTTAACGGGGAATTGCGCGCCAGCCTTGAACAGCGGGCCAGCGCTCAAGGGCTGCCGATCGTTCCCGCGCTCGACGCCGTTACCGATGCGTTGTCCCGCATGCTCGGTCAGGAAGCCAAGGCACGTCCCGGGCGGCAGCATGTGCTTGATGCCGCCTATTTCGCGCGGGTCGAGGCCATACAATTTACCGTCGCCCATGATGATGGCATCGGCTGGGAAAATTGGGAGCAGGCCGATATCGTTCTTGCCGGAGTATCGCGGACGTCGAAAACGCCGACGAGCATCTATCTCGCAAACCGTGGATACAAGACGGCAAATATCCCGATCGTTCCCGAATCTCCGCCGCCCGACAGCTTGTTTCACCTTAAAAAGCCGATGATTGTCGGGCTGACGACCAGCCTCGACCGGCTGGTGCAGGTGCGGCGCAATCGCCTCTTGTCGCTCAATCAGGCCCCCGAAACCGCCTATGTCGATGACGAACGGGTGAAGGCTGAGATTGCCTTTGCGCGCCGGATGTTCGCCGATAATGGGTGGCCGGTGATCGACGTGACCCGGCGTTCGATCGAGGAAACCGCAGCCGCGGTCATCAAGCTGGTCGAAGATCGGGGGACGGCATGA
- the hemE gene encoding uroporphyrinogen decarboxylase — translation MASPKSLLATLRGARQERSSLWLMRQAGRYLPEYRALRETKGGFLELCYDPESAAEVTLQPIRRFGFDGAILFSDILVIPHALGQHLWFEAGEGPRLAPALVDSALDQLQAAPERLEPVYATVARVAGALPSETSFLGFAGSPWTVATYMVAGQGSKDQSAARRMAFGDPAAFGALVEAIIDLSVTYLSGQIEHGVEAVQLFDSWAGSLSPAQFEQWVIAPNAEIVRRLKALHPDTPIIGFPKGAGGKLRAYADESGVDAIGLDETVDPAWADANLPDHLPVQGNLDPLALVAGGEALDRAIDRILAAFPSRPHIFNLGHGIVPDTPIAHVEHLIKRVRG, via the coding sequence ATGGCGTCACCGAAAAGCCTGCTGGCAACGCTGCGGGGAGCTCGGCAGGAAAGATCTTCCCTGTGGCTCATGCGCCAGGCCGGGCGCTATCTTCCTGAATATCGGGCGCTGCGCGAAACCAAGGGCGGCTTTCTCGAGCTTTGCTATGATCCGGAATCGGCCGCCGAGGTGACGTTGCAGCCGATCCGGCGCTTTGGGTTCGACGGCGCCATTCTCTTTTCGGACATATTGGTAATCCCCCACGCCCTGGGGCAGCATCTATGGTTTGAAGCCGGGGAGGGGCCGCGCCTCGCGCCTGCGCTTGTCGACAGCGCGCTCGATCAATTGCAGGCTGCACCTGAACGGCTCGAGCCCGTCTATGCAACCGTCGCCCGGGTCGCGGGCGCCTTGCCTTCGGAAACAAGTTTCCTGGGCTTTGCGGGAAGCCCCTGGACAGTCGCGACCTATATGGTGGCGGGGCAGGGGTCGAAGGATCAGTCCGCAGCGCGGCGCATGGCCTTCGGCGATCCCGCTGCCTTTGGTGCGCTGGTCGAGGCGATCATCGACCTGTCGGTTACCTATTTGTCGGGACAGATCGAACATGGCGTCGAGGCGGTGCAATTGTTCGACAGCTGGGCCGGCAGCCTCAGTCCCGCCCAGTTCGAACAATGGGTCATCGCTCCCAACGCCGAAATCGTCCGCCGGCTGAAGGCGCTGCACCCCGACACGCCGATCATCGGTTTTCCCAAGGGGGCCGGAGGCAAGCTTCGCGCCTATGCCGATGAAAGCGGCGTCGATGCGATCGGCCTGGATGAAACGGTCGATCCCGCTTGGGCCGACGCAAATTTGCCCGATCATTTGCCCGTCCAGGGCAATCTCGATCCGCTCGCGCTGGTGGCGGGAGGCGAAGCGCTCGACCGGGCGATTGATCGCATCCTTGCAGCTTTTCCGTCGCGGCCCCATATCTTCAACCTTGGCCATGGGATCGTGCCCGACACGCCCATTGCCCATGTCGAACATCTGATCAAGCGCGTGCGCGGATAG